The genomic region tgagtcacccagtaaggttgagcaattcccctggtgtggcctcatgcaggtgagtcattgtattgtagctcccttgctggacaatggctattGATGGGTTGCTTGACACCCCGCCCGGGCATTGATTACTTTCCTTGTTgatgcctctggggagctaatatctggctgattcttCAATTtacatgttttagtgacaaccatacaatgCAATTCTCGTAACTTCATGTGCATTAATGATATACGTATACAAaaagagaaatgactttcagcagatcataacctttcccctgataccttacaaggcatgctttataagtaagatcacgattatatgaaaatgaggaatatggggattACACTATGCTCctccaaggtatagaatgtcacagttaTCAAcactgttttttcacacccctgagcgagaaagttgcagcgctgtaaagtggtaGTGTAACCAAGGCCTCTGTCATTTACTACAAAGGGTTTTATGTCAAGCCCCGTACAGGGCAAAGGCAACAGTTATTTTCTCCATGTCTGATAAGGGCTACATTAATGTTTTACAGTACAGTAATCCACCTCCACCTTTCCCATCCCACATCCACAGTATATTCCCTCATACTGTGGGAGAAGGAGCCCCCCGCTCTTTCAGCAAAGACCAGAAGGATGGGTGCAAGTTAGGCCATCACGCATCAAAGtggggattttcaaaacagcatagaaaagttaggtgcccaactccctttgACATTCAAAGGCAGTAGGGTGCCTAGCGTCCTTAGGTTCCTACAAAAACCACAGCCAATGTCAACAAGGAATTAAAACTTTGTTCAGGTGGCAGCTTAGGGGTCTTCTTGCCCTGCTATTTGGAATTCCAGGTCCAGAGATCAGACTGACCTGGGAGCTTTatccaaaattttattttttacttggGAGCATTTAATTTTCTTCTTCCTGTAAAAATGAATTGATATTGGTTCCTTTTTTCCCCTATTATTCTAGCAGATCTACTCATCTAATATATAAGATGAACACAGATTTCCATTGAGATCAGAAGTTCTGTCTGCATTAATTTCCTTTGAAATGAGACATCCCTTTTTTTCTAATGCTTTGCCTTTTAGGTCAACAGTTCTCCTGTCTCCATTATTTTCCCTTTGGAATCACTCGTTTTCCATGACTTCCCCTTTGAGGTTAGTAATAGGACTGTCTTTCTGCTActgtttttcctttctaaaaacAAATATTAACTTTCCTCTATGCAATAATTTCAGATTCCCAGCAGCAGAAGTATCAGGGGAGATTACATCATCTCATAGGAAGGAGAAATTACCACCCAGAAGAGACATTAATTGCTGTGAAAGGGAATAATAACAAAATACACCAAGAAGCACTGTAAGATCCGGTATCCAGATAGGAACCCAAAGCTCAGTTTACTGAGATAATTGAAGAATATGAATAGTAGAAGAGAATGGAAAAGTAAGTGCACAGACTACAATCTTATCTCAGAAAATCTGAAGgaagggttagggtcagggtgcAGCTGGCAATAGATCATCAGTGTGACAGATAAAGCAGCACAGTAAAAATGAAAGAATctgatttagaaaagaaaaatacctgCTCAGGTCCCCCCATATAGGGAAGAATAGGATTTTGCTTGTTCAATCCAGGAGGGAAGTAAATAAAGGTAGATGAGTGATAGCAAAACATGCCTAAGAAAGAGCAATGAATAGCTCTCAGATTTAGAACAGaaaaatggccatgctgggtcagaccaaaggtccatctaccccaatatcatgtcttccaacagtggccaatgccaggtgcttcacagggaatgaacagaacagttgaTCATCAAGTGACCCAATCCCTCTCACCTATttccagcttttggcaaacagaaactagggacaccatctctgtccatcctagctaatagccattgatggatctatccttcaGGAATTTTTCTAGTTTATTGGCTCCttttgtgtgtatttttcacCACATGAGTTTTATTGCTTgttaaaattttgaaacaaaaatatagTCTCActtctctgtgcatgtgtgtttttCTGCATTTCCATTTTTCTGTCATGCACTTATGTTGTACCAGGGTCAATGTAGCATTGCCGTAGACATAGTGCATATGGGTGCATCATGAATCAGTGGATGAAGAGATCAGAAGCTAGGATATATTAAGAATTGATATATTAAGATATACCAAGAaggccacatttggagtattgcgtccagttttgggccccccactacagaaaggatgtggacaaattggagagtccggcggagggcaacgaaaatgatcagggggctggggcacatgacttacaaggagaggctgagggaactgggcttgtttagtctgcagaagagacgagtgaggggggatttgatagcagccttcaactacccgaaggggggttccaaagtggatggagctcggctgttctcagtggtggcagatgacagaacaaggagcagtggtctcaagttgcagtgggggaggtcaaggctggatattaggaaacactatttcactaggacggtgttgaaggactggaatgggttacctagggaggtggtggaatctccatccttagagatttttaaggcccagcttgagaacactctggctgggatgatttagttggggttggtcctgctttgagcaggggtgtcataaatataaagggaagggtaaacccctttaaaatccctcctggctagaggaaaaatcctctcatctgtaaagggttaagaagctaggataacctcgctggcacctgaccaaaatgaccaatgaggaaacaagatactttcaaaagctgggaggagggagaaaaacaaagagtctgggtctgtctgtgtgatgctttggccagggacagaacacgaatggagtcttagaacttagtaagtaatctagctaggtatgtgttagattatgatttctttaaatggctgagaaattaagttgtgctgaatagaatgactattcctgtctgtgtgtcttttttgtaacttaaggttttgcctagagggcttctctatgttttgaatctaattaccctgtaaggtatttaccatcctgattttacagagatgattcttttttacttctattaaaagtcttcttgtaaggaaactgaatgcttttttcattgttctaagacccagataaacgtttggtggtggcagtggaaatccaagggcaaagggtaaaatagtttgtaccttggggaagttttaacctaagctggtaaaagtaagcttaggaggttttcatgcaggtccccacatctgtaccctagagttcagagtggggaaggaaccttgacaaggggattgaactagatgacctcctgaggtctcttccaaccttaatcttctatgattctattattctaagtgTGTAGGAGAAAAAGCAGGAAGAGATTTCAGAGGTACTGTCTCTGATACCTTTGCTTTAATAGCAAGGATCTGCTACTTCTCTTTAAACATATATGTATTTTATTGCTCATAAAATTTGGAGAAAtaaacaacctctctctctctccatatattCATCTCATTCTGTCTATATATCTCTGTAATTCTCCAGCTTTTCATTTTTCTACAGGCACATTCTTCCTTCTGGATAAAAATGACTCTCTAATTTCTCTCTTGatgagttttcatttttatttcccttACATTTCTTTATATGGggttggattctgatctcagttgcactTTTGTAAATCCATATGAAGCTGATGCAATTTACCCTGGAGTAACTGAGATCGGGAAACAGCCTGTGATGTGTGTTTAGGGGGTTTTTTGTGCGTCTTTGTCTGTTTCTCAGCTCCATCTATCAAATGGTGCAAATTTTTCTTTGAATCTAGTGTGCTAGAAGACAGCTGGATAGACCTTCATACAAACCACAGCCTCTTTGGTGTTTCAGTTTGTGTCTTACGGGGTATATCTATACTACATCTGGGCAATGTAATTCCCTGCTCTGGTAGACCTACACacactagctttgattgagctattgtgctaaaaattgcagtgtagcctcAGCGGCACAGCCTAGCTGTCCGAGCCCGATCCCATCGGCAGTCCCAGGTACGTACACAGGTGGCTATCCCAAGCCGCTGCTTCTAGTGCCATGTTCTCACTGCTCATTTTCTCCTGCTAACTTGATCAAAGCTAGTCTATGTGTGTCTAtccaagctgggaattacacctccccgCTGCAGGGGAGTCGTACCCGCAGTTGAACTCTAAACATCTTTCATTTCCAATCTATTGATTTTTGTCATATCTTCTAGATTTGTTGATGTGACACTGATGTGATAAAGATACTTCAAAATCCAAACTTAAAAGTCTCTATTTAGAGTTCAAGAGAGCTTATGGGTCTCAGATGGGACATTTCTGTAGTTCAATAGGGTTCCATGCTCTTGGTTCACCTATATTGGAAGCTCAACTTCTTAATGATATGAGTCTTCCTCTGTTTATTGACAACTTCATTTTTCCAGTGGAGAGATGCAGTGGCATGAGGTTAACTACTCCAGCTTTCAACCATGTAATTGACAGCACAACCTCACTGCGTGTACTCCATCAAGATATAATTGTTTTGTGTTTCTAGATACATATTATGGAGAAAGCGGAAGGAAGAAATGAAACCCTGATCATGGAATTCATCCTCTTAGGATTTGGGAATGCCCCCGAACTGCAGACCCTTCTCTTCATGCTGTTTCTAGTGATCTACATTGTGACTATGGTCGGGAACATCCTCATCATTATCCTAGTTGTGGCTGATCagcaccttcacacccccatgtacttcttcctggggaacttgGCCTGCTTGGAGATCTGCTACACCTCCACCATCCTGCCCAGGCtgctggccagtctcctgactggggaTGGAACCATTTCTGTTAAGTGCTGCCTTGTGCAAACATATTTTTTTGCTATCATAGCAACGACAGAAAATCTGCTGCTCGCAGCAATGTCTTACGATCGGTATTTAGCAATATGCAATCCACTCCGCTATGCCGCTCTGATGAATGGCAGGGTTTGTTTCCAGCTAGTGGCAGAGTCCTGGGTATATAGTTTTCTGGTCAATGGCACACTAAATTATTTCTTGTTCCCATTAACATTCTGTGGTTCCAAAGAAATTGaccatttcttttgtgatttttcaCCCATGATAAAGCTGTCTTGTGGTGACACCCAGACTCTGCAACTGGCGACATTTACTGTCTCTACCATTGGGACACTTGTGCCTTTGCTACTGACCCTGACATCCTACATTTATATCATCACCGCCATTCTGAGAATCCCTTCCACCACAGGGAGacaaaaggccttttccacctgctcctcccacctcactgTGGTGACAATTTTATACATGAGCGTGATTACTGTCTATGTGTTTCCAACAAGCAACACTCCCAAGGTCCTAcacaaaatattctctctcttctaCACAGTCCTGACTCCCATGATCAACCCTGTtatctacagcctgagaaacaaggaGGTCTAAGAGTCCCTGAGAAAAACTATTCTGAAACAGGTTGCTTTCAGAAACAGGCATAGAAGCTTAAAGGAAAAAATTTAGCCTATAGTAAAATAGAGATGAACTGATACAGTTTCTTAGACATGGCCCATTTTATTCCTTCAGAAAAGGGttaccctttctttctttctttctttctttctttctttctttctttctttctttcttcctgtgACTCTGCTACTTTTTGAGCATTCATCTTTCATACAATTAACGCACATTTCTTTATACAAAACTTGATACCGTAAGAGACATTCTTTTTGAAAAGACAAACGTTTCAGTAGAGCACTCTGCTTCAGTCATCCGTACATGAACACTAGTGCTCAAATTCTGCAAGGAGCTTAATATCTTTTGAGTGCTTCTGGGTCTCTTCCACACCTACTGATGCCAATGACATTAATTCTCCAGTGATTAGGATCATCTGTTGTCAATTATGCCTCTGAAAAGTAGGTAAACAATGTTGCCGCTGCTGTGAGTGAAGAACTTTGATTAAGTAGTATTCTCTGCAGATCTGTAGCTGGGTAAACAAAACATGAAAGTTTGTGGAGGGTTGGGAGTCTCAGTGTCCTGCCATGTAAACTGTCCTGCCTATTCATCCATCTTTGCATGGTGAAGGCAACATTAACATATCTATTTCTATATTGATACTGATATCAATATAGACATcgatacatatatataaaatgctaACAGAAGATgtctggccaaaattttcaaagctcATAAGAcctgatttccctcccccacccaaataaaaagaaatgaatgAATTAAAACGAACGGGAAATGAGCACCCAAAAGCACTAGGCAACTTTGCCAATCTCAGCCTAAATAGTGTCAGCACATGGGCCTCCCTTGCCACACACAGTAACACCCTATACACATATAAATATTTACCACCAAGGTTTGaccaaaaaaatgaattaaagaaTAAATTCTCACTGAGTCTTCCTGACTCTTTTTCCTGGTACTTTTTTCATAGTAAGTCTCAGGGCAGATCGGCACTAGGGGGAAAAGCTGATCCAACcgacgcaatttgagttacattagtAGCATAACTCAAGTCAACataacttagatctacttaccacaggATCCACACTGCCctgggttgatgggagaaactgTCCCATCAACtcctcttaggctatgtctacactactgcggtaagtcgacctacgctacgcaactccagctacgtgaataatgcaGCTGGAGTTGACTGAAAATCTccagtcgacttaccttactcttctcaccGGGGGTAGAGTAAAGGGAtcgactggagagcaatctgcacttgatttggcgggtctttactagactcgctaaatcgaccaccagtGGATCAGTCTCAGAGCTTCAATCCctgccgtagtgtagacctgcccttactcattccggtggagtactggagtcgatgtCTGAGCGATCGgcagttgatttagtgggtcttcagtagacccgctaaatcgacccccggtggatcgatcgCCACAGCGTCAATCCGGCTGTAGTGGAGACCATCATCATCACCACTagcatctctctttctcttggaaaagagaaaggttttttgtttgtttgtttccttcttttgtggagaatttcagctgaaaatgttaAGTTTTCAGCAGTTTTTAGCTAAAAATGTTTGGTTCTTTGTTGCCAAAACCAAAATATATGGGATTTTTTGTGGACTTCTCTGAACAGTCATTttttctgctaaaaaaaaaaaaaaaaaactaacaaacctGCCAGGCTCTAGATGCTGATTGAATAGATAGCAAATGTTGCAATTGTAATTCATAATTATTGTTAGGggacttattccttcacccacttacttccctggtgcttctcgcatgaacagagagcaacaatacccgaagtccaaaggtgcaaacaattcgatgtttattggggtgaacttccagcaagcatgaatccagtttccttctttagtgtcccccttcccaactctgacaccccagagccttacacctgtgtccctgttcccattcctacccttagccaaacatgatttcaatttccccacccccattccctgttcccatttccccctttagcaaaacatgattccaatttccttacccccattccctgttcccatctcccccacccacacacccaccccctcacttcctgattgactgcagactatagagtaaaacttgagttcggcttagctataccttaaccaatcattttcctgaaattgaactaaccaatcctaacatattgtaacatgattatgtaaccaactatatcccaccaccttaattagtttacacccagcaaaattaattatacagcagacaggaacaatcacagaaccagacagagattatacagacaaacaatagcaaagtgggaactataatgacaaaacaatacagaagtgggaatttcacatcccagctattgataagtgagttcttgccaggcaggatgctatcaaactaagtttccttttacattttctaggcacttccctttctctggaggcgatgggcactatcaggacaggattgtattcctaacagaccaatagcaccttctttcagtgtgactagtctggaatgtgaggctgtgacccttcgcttcccagcttatggctgcctctgctgcttagccaaaggccttggcctaagaacagggcctcagactgtcacagtaagagaaggaccttgcaccggcagacagtgattttgattctttcttgtgTACCtgtataactagccaagtgataagaatacacctacattcttcgagtacaggcctttaccgacaggcctgaatatccaTATCCTAACAATTATATGCTTAAATTTGCTCTCTATATTAATACCCTAACATATTTAAGTTAAATAGCAAACTTACTGTTTTGGTCTCTGGAATTTTTCCCAGCTTTTGATGAATTTGGTCCTCCAGTGCTAGGTATTATTTGTcattaatctaatctaatctatctaccaCTGTATTACCTTAGATCCTTTACCCTAGACAGCTACACCCTATTGTTTGTGTTGGGTAGAACTGTCTGAgaagggctgggaagggagatggggaggaggtaCTACGCACCAGAAAAAGTTACCAGAAGCCTGATGTTCACTAGCATTCAGGCCCACCCATTTGGTGGTCCAGGTAAAGGAAGCTCTCTGATCCTCTAAACCTCCAGCCCCCAAGAACACCACAGCCCCTAATCGATCCCTCTAAACCCTAACCACAAGGTCACGGCCTCACGCACCCCTGAATCCAGAACCTATGTAATCACATTGATTCAGATAGTAATGGAAATTAAAGCAGAttaaaaatttccatttggaACATTTTTACTACAGAAAAGAATGTTGATTGAAATCAGAACTTGCCATGTGTATATgtcaatttcattttattaaataaaaagaattgatataaaataaaaaaaaagtataataatGTGTATGCATATATTacaaaataaaccaaaagaatatgaaacaaaaactacttaaataaaaattaaaaataaaataatacaaacaaaaataacgtAAAAGTCGAGAATtcgtaatatttttttttaaaaagtgacaataGAAGTTTAaaagtgtaatttaaaaataaaaatggaaatgaaatgtgCTGGTATGAGTCAATGAGACCTGTGCTCCCAGTTACACTTTAGGAGCTTCTGGGCCCCCTCCCCTTTCATCTCTCTCTACCCCTCAGGAACGGGGCTAGACAGCAGTCTCACTCCGGCCAGGggggccaccccagccctgggagggaggggcggcGCCCGCCCGGGCTTCCGAACCCACAGGCAAAGCCCGGGGGGAACCACAGACACTGAAACACCATCATCACACTTGGATGGGTATCCGAGGTTCTCTGATACAGATGCTACATTTCTTTAAAGTGCTCATTAAAAATCAACTGTAACACATTACTGTATTTACTTGTAATTTCTCGGGCAGTTCATAAGAGTCGAAAACAGTAGAGGGACATTGTAATTAACCTAAAACCAAGCACTGCAGACACTGAAAAGCTGAGCTAAGATTACATTGAAAAGAAAGCCACGTCTGTTCCAGTAAGAAATGTCCAGTTAGGCATCCGACCAGCGTTAAATCTAAAGGAAACGATCCTTAAATCTAATCAGGATTGACTCAAAACAACAATTACGTGTGTTTTCTTACTGAAATGAAAAACAGTTTACTAcaatctgaaaaaaagaaatattttgggtGGATTTTTAGCGATTTTGAGTAGGTGCACAGACGATCGTTAAGGTTTATAAAGAAGGTTTTTGAAACGCGTAGTTTTTAAAATGTCGAAACAAAACTGgaagggctctgtgtaagctggaagtttgtctctctcaccaagggCAGTGGGACCAGTAACAGATATGGCCggacccgccttgtctctctgaaaCAAACCTGAGGCCGTGTCCGCACTGACGAGTTGACCGCAGCGTAGCGGAGCCCGTAGCTGAGCGGAGCGCTCCCGCAGCCAGGTTTTGCGGGCAGAAGTGCGAGCACAGCGTCGGTGTCAGAGGCCCTGCGGTAACCAGCCACGTGTGGCGATGGTGTTTCAGTCTCTGTGGTTACCAGTCAGATGAAACGGAGCGTTACAGGCAGGTGTTTCTGTCCCCCTTCCTGCTGCGAGCGCAGCGGGGCCCGGCTCTGGAAGTCTCCATGGGCTGCGATCCGAGCGGCGGCCCCGGAGGCAGTTCCAGGAGGGCGGGGCGATTCCCCGCCCAGCCCGGCCAGGGGCCGCGTTGCCCTTTTCACTTGGCTCATTCCGAAGGCTTGGCCCGGAGCCGTGACACAAGGTTGTGTGAGCTGGGTACACGCTGGGAAAAGCCCTGAGTGGGGGGACTCAGGCCGGTGCAGAGAGGGGAGCAGAGCCCGGAGGCCTCCAGCCtggctcgctccctccctcccctctccacctATTACCTTGTGTACCCCGCTGCGGCTGGGCTGAATCTCGCCCCAGGGGGCCCAGCCGAGGGACACCccgtctctctctcgctctcccgGGGGTCTCTCCCGGAGTCAGGGTCACCGTCCACTGACGGAAGAGGTGCCTGGAGGTTGCGGGGAGTCTCGCTTGCTCAAGCAGAGATGACCCCCGTCCAAGGCAGAGTGGCGCCTGCCGACACTCCCCGCTCCGGCGGGGTCTGTACACCAGCTACCTCGTCCCTGGAGCGCAGGGTCTCGCCTCTGCCCACACGGAGGGGAGCCCTCATTGCTCAGTGTATAACAGGAGGGTCGCATATAGCCTCCTGTACAACAAGAGCAAGAGCCTTGTGTCCAGCAAGTATAAATGGGACTGGTTCCCCCCGAGCTTTGTCTGTGGGTCCAGAAGCCACGGGTGGGCGCCGCCCCTCACTCCCAGACTGGGGTGGCCGCATGGCCGGAGTGAGACTGCTGTCCAGCCCCGTCCCCatggggcacagagagaggggGGGTTGCTGAAGAAGCCCCTGCCCCTGTGATTGGggttgaccagatgtcccgattttatagggacagtcccgatttttgtgtctttttcttatacagagGCTCCTATtatacgcccccccccccacccccgtcccaatttttcacacttgctatctggtcacccttatAGCGATCATACATCCCTGATATAGGAGGAGCAGCTGAGACATGCCCATATGATAACAAACAGCAGGGGGTCCTGAGAAAGTCTGGCCtctggaaaattccttcctgaacctAAACCTGGTGATCAGTCTCACCCTCAGCAGGTGAGCAAGGCCCAGTCAGGCATCTGGAAAGGACTGACTGGGTCTACCTCAAATTCTACCcgatgcggggggaggggggggtggggaggggattgttaaaactgtacacacacacacacacacacacagtgcggggggagcgggggactACTGAGAAGCTCCTCAGCTGTGATTGGGCGCACGGGTCAGGTCCCAAGGTCTCTCACCCACCACACTTCAGTTTCAAAGTtcacatcttttattttttttatttatttacctctcttcatttcttttcctttgagATTCAGAATAGGTGTCCAGTTTTCCTCTGAGGGCGACATGTGTTGCGTTGTCGGTTGCTGCTCCATGGCGGGGTGTAACGACCACGGAGGGAAGTAGCAGCAGTTTCCTCACATGGAAGGAACACGGGTGTTTATTCCGTCTGGGAACATAAATGAGCTagtccctttcccttccctgtcaTCTCAAGTGCCCATCCCGGGCCAATGGTACTTGCTACCCTTCTCCTATAGGGGATGGACAATGCATCAAAAGAGACATTAACATTGTGTGGGAATGGATGCAGGGCAAAATGATACAATTAAGGCAGTAAAACCAGGCATTATGGGTAGGGTCTCCTTCCATATATAGATTCTGAGTTAGGTAGGTTAAAGGAATCAGGATAGAAAATAGTCTTGTTGGACCATATCCTAATGCAAGAATCCAGAGTCCAAAGGCTGATGTCTGAAATTCAAGCTGCCCCCCTCATCCCCCGACTGGTGCCTCATCTTAGAGGTGAAAACTTCCTTTGTCATTTTCTAAAGTTTAATGTCTGTTAATGTCTGTTCATCAGATTTGGAGATGGAAACCGATGTGATTACTTTTGAGGTCATTTTGGGAGTGACTTTAAAAAGGTATCGGGAGCCTAGTCGGATTTTTCAACAGCATTCTCTAGTTCTTGTTTAGTTTTTGGTGCCTtagggtgcttctgaaaatccccctatgcacgtaaatacctttaaaaatggctattttttgttaactgaaatcagaactttgctatgtgtgtatatatgtcagtttaactttttaaataaaaataattgatataaaataaaaattaatgtataATAATGTGTATACATAATAtgataaaataaaccaaaataaaatatcacCACTTTTACATGGCCTTCACTCAGTGTTTTGAATACATTATATCCTTGCTCaacatttgtttcatttcaaattactttttttcaaaaatgaaaatttcactaaaattgggttttttttttaattcccccccaaaatttgtttaacaaaaagtatttttcagtgtgtttaagtttggggttttctttcattctttcactGAAtaccaaaaaatgaaaacattttggttaTCCAGTTTTCCAAAATTCCATATTTTCATGGACAATTTTGATGTTTCCCTTTCAACATTTCTCATCCAGTGCTTGCTACAGTAAAATGTCTGTCATATATGATTGCTGAGAAAATGAATTAATTGTTgattttaataaatcattttgaGGGAAAAAGGAATGTTTTATGGCTCCAACTaaggatgtgcttaactttaaatatgtgctttAAGTCCTTTCTAAGCAAATTCAGTGACTATTTAAATCAAGAGGAGTTTTGCTAAGATTTCACCCATTAACTCCAACAGGACTTCAGAACATGATTAAAGTCAAGTCCATAGTAACTTGTGTCTAGAAtgtaatcatgattttttttaaaatcaggatttatGTACTTTATGCTAATTATCTTATTTTCTTCTCCTAAcgggagaagaaaaaaattagtaAGAATTAGTTACATTgcctttctttaattttttgcatttgacaaaacataacttgtgtttgattaaGTCATATCTTCCAAAAATGCATCCAAGATGTTAAGGGATCGAGAATCCAGCACTTtccttggtcttttttttttgcaatggttAATGTCCTCCATTGCTagaaattgtgccttatttttcatttgaatttgtctggcttcagctt from Natator depressus isolate rNatDep1 chromosome 13, rNatDep2.hap1, whole genome shotgun sequence harbors:
- the LOC141997060 gene encoding olfactory receptor 5M5-like — its product is MEKAEGRNETLIMEFILLGFGNAPELQTLLFMLFLVIYIVTMVGNILIIILVVADQHLHTPMYFFLGNLACLEICYTSTILPRLLASLLTGDGTISVKCCLVQTYFFAIIATTENLLLAAMSYDRYLAICNPLRYAALMNGRVCFQLVAESWVYSFLVNGTLNYFLFPLTFCGSKEIDHFFCDFSPMIKLSCGDTQTLQLATFTVSTIGTLVPLLLTLTSYIYIITAILRIPSTTGRQKAFSTCSSHLTVVTILYMSVITVYVFPTSNTPKVLHKIFSLFYTVLTPMINPVIYSLRNKEV